One genomic segment of Phyllopteryx taeniolatus isolate TA_2022b chromosome 12, UOR_Ptae_1.2, whole genome shotgun sequence includes these proteins:
- the LOC133487158 gene encoding trace amine-associated receptor 13c-like → MDQWDLCFPHLANISCGKPSSDWSEGVLLRVLQPIVCILTVLLNLLVIISISHFRQLHTPTNLLLLSLAVSDLLVGLMAMPGEIYMSTSCWFLGDIACSLWIYMTFTAESSSVGNMVLISADRYVAICHPLHYNVKVTVKRIQFCLCLSWVAALLHCAILLKDQLVRPGMYNSCRGECVIGSEVYAGILDLVVSFVLPLSIIFMLYMRVFVVAVSQARAMRAHVKCLKLQHSAPFRAKSSELKAAMTLGVLVLVFLVCFCPYYIVSLVADNENFGSVPKLVFYLYGINSCVNPLIYALFYRWFRKAAKHIVTLRILQPASREANIL, encoded by the exons ATGGACCAATGGGATCTCTGTTTTCCACATCTCGCCAACATTTCCTGTGGGAAGCCCTCGTCTGATTGGTCTGAAGGTGTTCTTTTGAGAGTCCTGCAGCCCATCGTCTGCATCCTCACTGTGCTGCTCAACCTGCTTGTCATCATCTCAATCTCCCACTTCAG GCAGCTCCACACCCCCAccaacctcctcctcctctccctcgcCGTCTCAGACTTGCTGGTGGGATTGATGGCGATGCCAGGTGAGATCTACATGAGCACATCCTGCTGGTTTCTCGGTGACATTGCCTGTTCTCTGTGGATTTACATGACTTTCACCGCAGAATCCTCCTCGGTCGGAAACATGGTGCTGATATCGGCCGACCGTTACGTGGCTATTTGTCATCCTCTGCATTATAACGTCAAAGTCACTGTGAAAAGAATtcaattttgtctttgtctctcTTGGGTGGCTGCTCTTCTCCACTGTGCCATCCTTTTAAAGGACCAATTGGTTCGTCCTGGAATGTACAACTCGTGCCGCGGAGAGTGCGTGATCGGTTCTGAGGTTTACGCAGGCATTCTGGACCTCGTCGTAAGCTTTGTCCTTCCTCTCAGCATCATCTTCATGCTGTACATGAGAGTGTTTGTGGTCGCTGTTTCTCAGGCGCGAGCCATGCGCGCTCATGTTAAATGCCTCAAATTACAACATTCTGCCCCTTTCAGAGCAAAGTCATCCGAGTTGAAGGCGGCCATGACTCTTGGTGTTCTCGTTCTTGTCTTTCTGGTGTGTTTCTGTCCGTACTACATTGTCAGTCTGGTGGCTGATAATGAGAATTTTGGTTCAGTGCCgaaattagttttttatttgtatggtATCAACTCGTGTGTAAACCCCTTAATATACGCCCTTTTTTACCGCTGGTTTAGAAAAGCTGCTAAGCACATTGTCACTCTTCGCATTCTGCAGCCTGCCTCCCGTGAGGCCAACATACTGTAG